TTCGCCGTCCATTAATGTATCCGCCACACTTGGCGTATCTAAACCTCCGGCCATGAAAGACCTGGACTGGATGAGTACTGCGGAATACGTAGACCTCGAATTGGAGATGCTGCAAAAAGGTTTCCTGATCGATGCGAAATCGCAGCCCGGCTACCAGTGGTCAATGTTGCAAACACCCAATCCGAGTGATGTGCAGGAATGGTATTACAAAGCCAAAAGAGGTGAGGTGACGCAGGCCGCGGCAGATGCGGCTATTGCTGCCATTGCGCAGCGTAGTAACTACGGGCAGATTGAAAAATACCTGCTCCGTAACGCAGTAAGCCAGCAATACAACCTGTCTGTTTCCGGCGCAGGCGACAACAGCTCCTATTATATATCAGGCGGCTACACGAACGATGCTCCGATCTATCGTGCTAACAAGTCGACGAATACGTTTGTGACGGCTAACTTTACGAACGACTTCTATAAGAAATATGTGAAACTGAGAACAGGGTTCGCCTACCAGGCCAGCAAATCCATCACCAACCTGTCTGCCACCAATGCGCTGAGCCAGTTTGGTACAGGCCTTCGTCCGTATGACATGCTGGTGGATGAAAGCGGCGATCGCATCCGTCGTTCGATCACCATGCGCGAAGAAGTGAACGACAGCCTGGTTCGCCGCGGCTACCTGCCCTTTACATACAACGCAATCGACGAGCTGCAATACTCCAGCGGCACTGCTACCGGCCAGCAGATACGCCTGACCGCAGGTTTGGCTATCAAACTTACGAATTGGGCGAACATCGATGTATCGGGCATGTACCAGCGCGTAAACACTAATAATAAGTACATTGACGAGGTAAACAGTTATGCCGGCCGCGTGTTGCTGAACACTTATACCACGTTGCATCCCACCACGGGTAAACCTGTGTACAATCTTCCTTACGGCGGCCGTTACGCACTCAACGATGGTACTGCCTATGATTACAACTTCCGTGGCGTGCTGAATATCAACCACAGTTTTAGTACCGATCATCAGCTGAATGCCATTGCCGGTGCGGAAATCAGGGAAACGTACAATAAAAATTACGGCACCACCCGTTATGGTTACGATGCAGATGCGAATAGCTTTGCAACGATCAACCCGACCGCACAGCTGCCCACCATGTTCGGCTGGTCGCAGCAACTGGGCGACAATGTGGGCGGCGTAGGAGAGCAGAAGAATCGTTACCTGAGCTATTTTGGTAATGCCGCTTATACTTACAAAAATCGCTATAACGTATCCGCCAGCGTGCGCTTTGACGACTATACATTGTTGGGCCTCGAGCGCAGCAAACGTGCGAAGCCGTTCTGGTCGGCCGGCGCCAAATGGAGCCTGGCCCAGGAAGCCTTCCTGCAGGGAGCTGCCTGGATGGATGCATTGGATGTACGCGTAACTTACGGTACCGGCGGCGCTGTGCCTTTGCTGGGTAACAACGTAACCATCATACAGCTGAACACAACGGATCCCAGTACGCAACTGCCCACCGGTACGATCGCTTTCCCGGCTAACCAGGAACTGGGATGGGAGCTGACGAAGACGCTGAACTTTGGTGCCGACCTGCGACTGCTTCAGAACCGTTTATCGATTACTGCGGATGCGTATATGAAAAACAGTGAAGGCATCATGGTGAGCCTGCCGTTTAATCCTACTTACGGTTGGGGAACGATGACTTTCAATACGGCTACACTTAAAAGCCATGGCGTGGAGTTCAGTATTTCGGGCAGACCGCTGAACGAAAAGAACTGGAGCATTCAGTCAACGTTCAACCTAGGCTATGGCAGAACGAAAGTAACCGACAGCCGTTATAAAAATACGGTAGCTAACAACGTGCTTTCCGGTGTGCCGGTAGAGGGCTACCAGCTGGGTTCGGCCTTCGTATACCGTTCAGCCGGATTGGATGATAAAGGACAAACGCAGATCTACGATCGGGATAACAAGATCATCAACAATACAACTAACCTTACCTCGGCCTTCACTATTAAAGACCTGAAGTATGCAGGATTGCGCGTAGCGCCTTATCATGGCGGCTTCTTCAACAACTTCCGTTACAAAAACTTCGACCTGGGTGTGCAGATGACTTACTACATGGGGCATATCTTCATGAAACCAGCCATTACCAATTATCCCAATTTCGCAGGCCAGTATTATGGTTCATTAGGCCGCCAGCAGGCTTTGGCTGAGCGTTGGCGCGAACCGGGCGACGAGGCGAATACCACGGTTCCTGGCCTCAGTAATGTAAACTTCAACAGTATTAACCGTTATGCCAATTCCGACAACCTGGTAAGAAATGCGAACAACATCCGCCTGCAACAGATATCTCTTGCTTATTCGGTGCCACAGCATCTGCTGCCGCGCGGTGTATTTAAAAGTCTTACTGCCAGTGCGAATGCCCGTAACCTCGGCCTGATCTGGAGAGCGAACAAAGACGGGATTGATCCGGAGTACGTGAACACCAACGGCAACTATTATTCGATGCCGCCGGTAACGAGCTTCCTGTTTAACATTAATGCAACCTTCTAAAGCCTGAGCAACCATGAAACAACTTATATATATCATAGCCGCGGCAGCGATGATCGCCACCGGATGCCGCAAATACGTAGAGATAGATCAGATCGGCAAACGAACGCTGACCTACACCAAAGACTATCGCGCCATCCTGGATAACAACTCACAGCTGGAAGCCGGCTTCTTCATGCCGATTTACTCCGGCGATGATACCCGCATTCTCGACTCCCTTAAACAGGTACAGCTGCTGGATATCCCGGGCAACGTATATTCCTGGCAGGCCCAGTACTGGGGCGATACTCAGAGTGACAGCGATTGGGAAAAGCTGTATAAAGCGATTTATACCTGCAACGAAGTATTGGCAGGTGTGATGGACAGCAAAAACGGTACAGATGCCGACAAACGCCAGTTGTACGCCGAAGCGCTCACACATCGTGCCTACGCTTACTGGTGCCTGGTGAATATTTATGGTCCGCAATACGATAGCGCCACGGCCGCCAAAGACCTGGGCGTGCCGGTATTGCTCACACCCGACTTGTTTACGCCGTTGAACAGGGCTTCTGTAGCGATCGTGTATGACCGCATTATTACTGATCTGAAAGCAGCGGCCGCCGATCTGCCAACGTTGCCTGATTACAATACGCGCCCGTCCAAAGCGGCAGTGTACAGCCTGCTGGCCCGTACTTACCTGATGACACGGGATTTTACGAATGCGCGCAGTTATGCGGAACAAACACTCGCACTGCAAAGTGGCCTGCTCGATTTGCGTACCTACCAAACCAGCGCAACAGGCTTCCCGTATCGCCTGGCAGATCCTGAAGTGATCTTTTCGAAAGTAAACGCAAACGCGTATCCCTTCGCCGGCGTACAACTGGATACTGCCCTGCTGTCGCTGCTTGGCACCAAAGACCTTCGGTATACGCTGTTCGTAAGGCCAGGTGCCAGCTTCTCACCGGCCTTTACCGGCTTCGGTTACTGGCGGCAGAAGTATAGCCGCGAAACGAACATGGTAACGCAGGGACCGGGTGTGCCAGAAATGATGCTGATCAAAGCAGAATGCGCGGCCCGTTCCAACGACGCGGCTACGGCGACGGATATACTCAATACGATCCGTACCAGAAGATTCCGCACCGCCGATTATGTAGCACTCACGCCAGGCACCGCACAGCAGGCGCTGGAGAACGTGGTGAACGAACGTAAACGCGAGTTCTTCGGCACGGGTCTAAGGTGGTTCGATCAGAAACGACTGAATAAAGATGCAGCTTTCGCCAGGACAGTCACCCGCCGCTTCAAAGGCGTAGAATACATATTGGAGCCTAATAGTCCCCGGTATACTTATCCGATTGGCACCAAGTACATTTTGCTGAACCCGGAAATTGAACAAAGCATCCGTTAATTAAAATCCAATCATAACCATGGCCGGCCCGGAAGAGCGTAACGACGCTCCCGGGGATGCCATGCTAAAAACGATCCTGAGATGAGAAAATGGTTAAGTATCCTGGCAACGCTGGCAACCGTTCATAGTGCCGCCAATGCGCAGGAAGACAGTGCCCGTTTAAGAGGCTGGGAAATCCCGGTGGCGGGTACCCCAATGAATCTTCGCTACTTCCCCGCGGGCGGTCCGCTGGAAGGCAAACAGCAGGTGAACGGTACCATTTACCTGTTCAATAACTATCACTGGCAGCTGGACGATGTAAATTTTACAAAGCATGGCAGCCAATGGACCGGCAGTTACCATGTGCCTGCAAACTGTGCGTTCGTCGCCATCAAGCTGACCGATAACGAGGGCAATGCCGATAACAATAACGACCGTGGTTTCGTAGCGACAGCCATTCGCAAAGAAGGTGGCCGCCTGCCCGGTGGTGCATTGGCCTGGGCTACGTTCCGCAAACCTTCCTTTAACAAAGCTCCCGGTGGTTACTTCGAAAAGTTCGACCTGAACAACGAAGCGCTGGAAATGTGGATCAGGAAAGAGATGCAGGAATTCCCGGACAGTATGCCGCGTTTCTTCGACAGTTACATCGCTATGCTGAAAATCAGTACGGGCGATGAGTTTGAAGAAAAGGCACCACGTAACCTGGAGAAGTTCGGCCGGTTCCACAATATAACCGAGGCAGGTTACAACACGATCTACAACGTTTACAAGTTTCAGCTGAAGAACAATGAAAAGGCCGATTCTATCCGCAAAGTGATATTGACGAAATACCCGAAAGGCAGCACGGCCCGTTTCCTGCGTTACAATGAAGTGTTTCTTGGGGGAGAGATGAATGAAGCGAAGATGGCGGCAATGGAACAGTTCCTGAAAGACTTTCCCATCAGCGAAGCAAAAAAGGATACGCCGTTTACGCAACACTACCAATATCATAACATCCAGCGTACCCTGGCAGCAGCCTATGTCGCTCGGAACGAAACGGCCAAACTCGCGGCGCTGGTGCCGGAAATGGATTTTACCACGCTTACGGAAGTGTACCATCATAATTTCGTGGGAGCGTTCCTGATCGGCAAAATTCCTATCGAAAAGTTATACGATAAGTCGGTTATTGTAATGACGGAGTTTCTCAAAAAGCGGAACGACCTCTCTTACATGGAAGACCGTTACACGCCAAAACAAGCATTGGCACTGGCCGCCCGGCAGGTGGACGAGAAGTTGGCCGTACACATCGGCATGCTCACCCGTAAAGGTGAATACAAAACAGCCGCTTCCCTGCTTCCTTACATTTCTGAAGCAGGCACTTATAAAAATGCAAGCCTCAACGAAGCGCGTGTGACCATCTTCGAGCGTATGGGCCGTAAAAAAGAGGTATTGCCTGCCATGGAAGCGAGTGTGCGGGCCAATGCAGCCACACCGGTTATCCTCGAAAAACTGAAAAAGTCTTACAAGGGCAAGGCGGACGCTTTCGACACGTACCTCACTTCGCTGAAACCTGCTGTGGATAAAGAGAAGATCAAAAGTGAACTGATAAACGAGCCGTACACCGCGTTTTCACTGGAAAACATGGAGGGTAAGCAGGTGAGCAGCGCCGATTGGAAAGATAAGATCGTGGTGATCGATTACTGGGCTACCTGGTGTTTTCCGTGCAAGGCAGCATTCCCAGGTATGCAGCTGGCAGTTAACAAGTTTAAGAACGATCCGGCTGTCGGCTTCTATTTCGTAGCAACGATGGAGCGTGGCGATCACTACAAAGCAGATATCAAAAAATATATCACTTCTTCCGGCTATACGTTTAATGTATTGTACGATGATGAGAACCCGGCCACCGAGGGCAAAGACCGTGTGTTTAAAAGCATGACGCCTGTTTTTAAATCTGCTGCTATTCCACGTAAAGTGATCCTGAAAAACGGGTTGATCCGCTATACATCCGAAGGGTACCTGGGTAGCCCGAGTGGTTTGGCAGATGAACTGTCATACGTAATTGAATTATTAAAAGCAGAAAAGTAATGAAGAAGTTAGTGCTTTTGTTCATTGCCGGCTGCCTCTCCGGCGGCATAGCCCTCGCGCAGAAGCCGGCATTGGATACCACGGCTTACAAACTGTGGAAACGGACGAGCCCCCCGGTAATGTCGTGGGATGGCAACTGGGTGGTGTACGGCGTCTCAGGTGATTATACGACGAAAGAAGTGCATCTCGTCAACATCGCTTCCGGTAAAAATACCATCATGCCCGGCATGTCCGACCCCACTTTCTTTAACCTGGGTAAGTGGATGAAGTATTCGGTAAACGATTCGTTGATGCTGATGCGAATGAAGGATGGTAAAAGGCTGCATTGGAAGAACAGTAGTTTTATTCTCACGGCAGATGCATCTCCCTTCGTTACTTATAGCAACCGCTCGCAACTCGTAGTGTGGAACGTGGATACGAATGATAGCACGGTGTTCGCAGGCGTAAGCCGGGTGACACTGTTCGACCAGGAACGTTCCGTTATTTATCAGCAGGATAAACAACTGAAAGCGGGCCCGTTAAAGGGTAAACATGCCGTCGTATCCAATGGAGAAGTGAGCGATTTCTCTTTCGATAAAGATAAGCAGGAGGGTACTTTTGTGGCTGGCGCGCAACTGTACTATTTTTCGCTGAAAGGCAGACAACCTCAGTTGTTACTGGACTTTAACGATGTAAAGGTGCCCGCCGGCTACCAATTACGCCAAAGGGCATACGAAATTACACCTGCCACCAAACAGATGGTGCTGGACATTAGTTCGCCATTCAAACAAAAGCCCCCGGCGAAAGCTGATCCTAACGCAGTAGATCTGGAGCTGTGGACCTGGAACGAGCCTGTGTCGCAGCGCCGGCAGCGGCGTGGTTCGGGCAGCCGGAGTGTAATGGACGATGCGAAATTTGTCTATGACCTGCAAAGCAAACAGCTGGCAGAAGCGGCCCCTGAGTTTACCGGGCAGTTTTATGCGCCGGGTGCTTCTTCCTTCGAGTATGTATTATATAGTGATCCATCGCCCTACAAATTGGAAGTAGACTGGGTATACGATGCGCATTTTGATATCTGGATGTCCAACATCAAAACAGGTGAACGTAAGCTGGTCGCCAAACACGGCCTCGAAAACCCGCAATGGAGCCCGAACGGCCGTTTCGCTGTGTTGTACGATCATGCCGAAAAGGCCTGGATGCTGCTGAACACGAAAGCGGGTAAATTCGAGAATG
This genomic interval from Chitinophaga horti contains the following:
- a CDS encoding SusC/RagA family TonB-linked outer membrane protein, with the translated sequence MKLTILLLTVAFMGVSAKGVSQAVTLSGKNIRLEKAFETIRTQTGYHVFCDLQLLKDAQLVNVSATSMPLNQFLDLIFKDQSLDFIVREQTIFVSKKVNVPYVAPAPAAVPVQGIVTDGHNPLFGATIKVKGTSRSIINKEDGRFDITVNIGDVLVISYVGFKSQEVKIANSTDLTIVLQRESIEIDAVDIKVSTGYQTISKERATGSYSVVTAKELEKVPTPDLLESLEGKVPGVRFDVKSGIIQIRTTNTYAAAGSEPLIVIDGFPQIPSGDRQRLTTRSNSVMSNNAILSSFNPRDIEQITFLKDAVATSIWGARGANGVIVIETKKGKRGTSPSINVSATLGVSKPPAMKDLDWMSTAEYVDLELEMLQKGFLIDAKSQPGYQWSMLQTPNPSDVQEWYYKAKRGEVTQAAADAAIAAIAQRSNYGQIEKYLLRNAVSQQYNLSVSGAGDNSSYYISGGYTNDAPIYRANKSTNTFVTANFTNDFYKKYVKLRTGFAYQASKSITNLSATNALSQFGTGLRPYDMLVDESGDRIRRSITMREEVNDSLVRRGYLPFTYNAIDELQYSSGTATGQQIRLTAGLAIKLTNWANIDVSGMYQRVNTNNKYIDEVNSYAGRVLLNTYTTLHPTTGKPVYNLPYGGRYALNDGTAYDYNFRGVLNINHSFSTDHQLNAIAGAEIRETYNKNYGTTRYGYDADANSFATINPTAQLPTMFGWSQQLGDNVGGVGEQKNRYLSYFGNAAYTYKNRYNVSASVRFDDYTLLGLERSKRAKPFWSAGAKWSLAQEAFLQGAAWMDALDVRVTYGTGGAVPLLGNNVTIIQLNTTDPSTQLPTGTIAFPANQELGWELTKTLNFGADLRLLQNRLSITADAYMKNSEGIMVSLPFNPTYGWGTMTFNTATLKSHGVEFSISGRPLNEKNWSIQSTFNLGYGRTKVTDSRYKNTVANNVLSGVPVEGYQLGSAFVYRSAGLDDKGQTQIYDRDNKIINNTTNLTSAFTIKDLKYAGLRVAPYHGGFFNNFRYKNFDLGVQMTYYMGHIFMKPAITNYPNFAGQYYGSLGRQQALAERWREPGDEANTTVPGLSNVNFNSINRYANSDNLVRNANNIRLQQISLAYSVPQHLLPRGVFKSLTASANARNLGLIWRANKDGIDPEYVNTNGNYYSMPPVTSFLFNINATF
- a CDS encoding RagB/SusD family nutrient uptake outer membrane protein translates to MKQLIYIIAAAAMIATGCRKYVEIDQIGKRTLTYTKDYRAILDNNSQLEAGFFMPIYSGDDTRILDSLKQVQLLDIPGNVYSWQAQYWGDTQSDSDWEKLYKAIYTCNEVLAGVMDSKNGTDADKRQLYAEALTHRAYAYWCLVNIYGPQYDSATAAKDLGVPVLLTPDLFTPLNRASVAIVYDRIITDLKAAAADLPTLPDYNTRPSKAAVYSLLARTYLMTRDFTNARSYAEQTLALQSGLLDLRTYQTSATGFPYRLADPEVIFSKVNANAYPFAGVQLDTALLSLLGTKDLRYTLFVRPGASFSPAFTGFGYWRQKYSRETNMVTQGPGVPEMMLIKAECAARSNDAATATDILNTIRTRRFRTADYVALTPGTAQQALENVVNERKREFFGTGLRWFDQKRLNKDAAFARTVTRRFKGVEYILEPNSPRYTYPIGTKYILLNPEIEQSIR
- a CDS encoding TlpA family protein disulfide reductase, with the translated sequence MRKWLSILATLATVHSAANAQEDSARLRGWEIPVAGTPMNLRYFPAGGPLEGKQQVNGTIYLFNNYHWQLDDVNFTKHGSQWTGSYHVPANCAFVAIKLTDNEGNADNNNDRGFVATAIRKEGGRLPGGALAWATFRKPSFNKAPGGYFEKFDLNNEALEMWIRKEMQEFPDSMPRFFDSYIAMLKISTGDEFEEKAPRNLEKFGRFHNITEAGYNTIYNVYKFQLKNNEKADSIRKVILTKYPKGSTARFLRYNEVFLGGEMNEAKMAAMEQFLKDFPISEAKKDTPFTQHYQYHNIQRTLAAAYVARNETAKLAALVPEMDFTTLTEVYHHNFVGAFLIGKIPIEKLYDKSVIVMTEFLKKRNDLSYMEDRYTPKQALALAARQVDEKLAVHIGMLTRKGEYKTAASLLPYISEAGTYKNASLNEARVTIFERMGRKKEVLPAMEASVRANAATPVILEKLKKSYKGKADAFDTYLTSLKPAVDKEKIKSELINEPYTAFSLENMEGKQVSSADWKDKIVVIDYWATWCFPCKAAFPGMQLAVNKFKNDPAVGFYFVATMERGDHYKADIKKYITSSGYTFNVLYDDENPATEGKDRVFKSMTPVFKSAAIPRKVILKNGLIRYTSEGYLGSPSGLADELSYVIELLKAEK